A window of Desulfuromonas sp. contains these coding sequences:
- a CDS encoding succinate dehydrogenase cytochrome b subunit: MLLTNSSVGRKILMACTGLILISFIIVHLLGNSSIFAGPDGINAYAEHLHALGPLVWIFRLVMLAVFALHIVMGVQLTLENRAARPGSYVQKQNLRTTIGARTMIWSGLVLLIFLIYHLLHFTVQVSNPEISAHNLPLDAMNRLDVFSMVVLSFQKLFIALVYVAAMVFLFLHVSHGFGSFFQTMGWNNDRTIDGIGMASKAFGFVVLLGYIAIPVLIIVGFVKI; the protein is encoded by the coding sequence TACCGGCCTGATCTTGATCAGCTTCATCATCGTTCATCTGCTCGGTAACTCATCGATATTTGCCGGTCCCGACGGCATCAACGCCTATGCGGAGCACCTTCATGCCCTCGGGCCCCTGGTATGGATTTTCCGGCTGGTCATGCTTGCTGTCTTTGCCCTGCACATCGTTATGGGCGTCCAGCTGACCCTGGAAAACCGCGCCGCCCGCCCCGGCAGCTATGTACAGAAGCAGAACCTGCGCACCACCATCGGCGCCCGGACCATGATCTGGTCCGGCCTCGTTCTGCTGATCTTCCTGATCTACCACCTGCTTCACTTTACCGTGCAGGTATCCAACCCGGAGATTTCGGCCCACAACCTGCCGCTCGACGCCATGAACCGGCTCGATGTCTTCTCCATGGTCGTCCTCAGTTTCCAGAAGCTGTTCATCGCCCTCGTCTACGTCGCTGCCATGGTCTTCCTCTTCCTCCACGTGAGTCACGGTTTTGGCAGCTTTTTCCAGACCATGGGGTGGAACAACGACCGGACCATCGACGGGATCGGGATGGCCAGCAAGGCCTTCGGTTTTGTGGTCCTTCTAGGGTACATTGCCATCCCCGTCCTCATTATCGTGGGCTTCGTCAAAATTTAG